The following are encoded in a window of uncultured Sphaerochaeta sp. genomic DNA:
- a CDS encoding flavin reductase, whose amino-acid sequence MYVDVPVEVLQMNPFTAIGTDGFLVTAGTPEHFNTMTASWGTMGVLWGRNVVVLYVRKSRYTHQFLEESDGFTVSFFPAEMKEKLLWCGAHSGREYDKISMTGLQPTFIPSPKGGERVTFKEASLVFSCTKVATMDMLSDQFLLDEIKEFYQNGDLHTVYIGFIDSILSNQ is encoded by the coding sequence ATGTATGTTGATGTTCCTGTAGAAGTTTTACAAATGAACCCCTTTACAGCGATCGGAACTGATGGATTCCTGGTAACAGCGGGAACTCCTGAACATTTCAACACCATGACAGCATCCTGGGGTACGATGGGCGTACTCTGGGGACGGAATGTTGTAGTTCTCTATGTGCGAAAAAGCCGCTACACCCATCAATTCCTGGAGGAGAGTGACGGATTTACCGTTTCATTCTTTCCTGCTGAGATGAAGGAAAAATTGCTTTGGTGTGGTGCACACAGTGGTCGAGAATATGACAAGATCAGCATGACTGGACTGCAACCAACCTTTATTCCTTCTCCAAAGGGCGGGGAGCGTGTAACCTTCAAGGAAGCTTCGTTGGTTTTCTCTTGTACGAAAGTTGCTACCATGGATATGCTGAGTGACCAATTCCTGCTTGACGAGATCAAGGAGTTCTACCAAAACGGCGACCTTCATACCGTATATATAGGATTTATTGACAGCATCCTCTCCAACCAATAG
- the hisD gene encoding histidinol dehydrogenase yields the protein MLIIKEGGHRLFEHDEETAAIVSNMLLDLEKNGMDAVRKYSRKLDDWNPPSFELSQKEIIEARNACTTQLIEDTLFCQDNVRRFAEAQLQTLQPLEVEIHPGVILGHKHIPIQRVGSYIPGGRYPMFGSAQMSIIPAKIAGVKTVVACTPPVRGKGYYPATVQAINSAEADRIFILGGVQAFALMAFGMGEVEPVDMLCGAGNRFVAEAKRQLFGRCGIDLLAGPTEIGIICDDAADPELVACDLLGQAEHDPNSGQILICLGEKQAKEVLAELDRQLEVLPTREIARQSWQQYGKVMVAESREEAISLMDDYAPEHLELLVSDAQWYTDRLTNYGSLFIGEETTVAYGDKSIGTNHILPTSRAARYTGGVWVGKFLKTVTFQRATKKASVEIAHVTSRQCREERMIGHALTAEMRLKKFGASI from the coding sequence ATGCTCATAATTAAGGAAGGCGGACACAGATTGTTCGAACACGACGAGGAGACAGCAGCAATTGTAAGCAACATGTTGCTTGACCTTGAGAAGAATGGGATGGATGCTGTACGAAAATACAGTCGTAAACTTGATGACTGGAATCCTCCTTCTTTTGAACTATCCCAGAAGGAAATCATCGAGGCAAGAAACGCCTGCACTACTCAGCTCATTGAGGATACACTTTTCTGCCAAGATAATGTAAGACGGTTTGCAGAAGCACAGTTGCAAACATTACAGCCTTTGGAAGTTGAAATACATCCTGGAGTAATACTTGGACACAAACATATCCCTATCCAACGAGTTGGTAGTTATATACCAGGGGGAAGATATCCTATGTTCGGTTCTGCTCAAATGAGCATAATCCCTGCAAAAATTGCTGGAGTTAAAACAGTTGTCGCTTGTACACCCCCTGTAAGGGGTAAAGGATACTATCCGGCAACAGTACAAGCTATCAACAGTGCTGAGGCTGACAGAATTTTCATTCTGGGAGGAGTCCAAGCCTTCGCCCTGATGGCTTTTGGAATGGGAGAGGTAGAACCAGTCGACATGCTTTGCGGCGCAGGAAATCGATTCGTAGCAGAAGCAAAAAGACAGCTTTTTGGTAGATGCGGTATCGATCTGCTTGCAGGCCCGACAGAGATTGGAATCATTTGTGATGATGCGGCTGACCCTGAACTAGTTGCATGCGACCTGCTTGGACAAGCTGAACACGATCCAAATAGCGGTCAGATATTGATATGTCTAGGAGAAAAACAAGCAAAGGAGGTGCTCGCAGAACTCGATCGTCAGCTTGAAGTCTTACCTACAAGAGAAATCGCACGCCAATCATGGCAGCAATATGGGAAAGTGATGGTAGCAGAATCGAGGGAGGAAGCAATTTCCCTTATGGATGACTATGCTCCAGAACATTTGGAACTCCTAGTCTCGGATGCTCAATGGTACACTGATCGCTTAACAAATTATGGCTCCCTTTTCATTGGAGAAGAGACTACCGTTGCATATGGGGATAAGAGTATCGGAACAAACCATATTCTTCCTACAAGTCGAGCAGCTCGGTACACAGGAGGTGTTTGGGTTGGTAAATTTCTAAAGACGGTTACCTTTCAAAGAGCTACAAAGAAAGCAAGTGTTGAAATTGCTCACGTAACAAGCCGTCAATGCAGAGAAGAACGTATGATAGGTCATGCACTGACCGCGGAGATGCGTTTGAAGAAATTCGGGGCTTCTATCTGA
- a CDS encoding dehydrogenase E1 component subunit alpha/beta yields the protein MDLSSQQAQQALSIMVRSRHFEEQIDELFKQKEMHGTTHLSIGQEACQAGLALALQPGDWIVPTHRCHGHTIARGTSERRMFSEMFGSSDGICKGLGGSMHMTDVETWNTGSSAVVGSGINLAAGIGFALKMQKSQALSVAIFGDGASSRGALHESMNLASVWSLPVLFFCENNNYGMSAAASRMISTSSIARRAEGYSMPHATVDGNDVEAVYKACRLAVDTIRATSKPYFLELKTYRCCGHSKSDACVYRDHKEEAMWASKDPIFLFTRSMVESGLFSEEEVSRIILESRKRVDDAVRDALSVRNQHISLEKAMEYLFTEDDEELYKVCKTTSRISYRDAIREALDEEMSRDKAVHLIGEDIGLYGGCFRVTGDLYKKHARQMHETPVSEEAFTGLAVGAATLGIRPVVEIMYGDFSTLASDPMINHAAKIRFMSAGQLSCPMVLRAPIGSGTGHGAQHTQCLEAMFANIPGLIIVAPSCPGDAKALLKSAIRSNNPVLYFEHKHLYNNLGPVGDEDYLMPLGKAVFKKRGRDVTIVAYSHAVQTCLEAATVLSLQDEIDTEVIDLATIKPMDGNAIRQSVRKTGRLLVVHDSPEFGGYGAEVVSQVTSDAKSFASLKVPPLRLCGKESPIPFAPELEKETIPSKEDVVAAVRSLFSSL from the coding sequence ATGGACCTTTCTTCACAACAGGCGCAACAAGCGCTCTCGATTATGGTGCGTTCACGCCATTTCGAGGAACAAATTGACGAATTATTCAAGCAAAAAGAGATGCATGGAACAACCCACCTGTCCATTGGACAGGAGGCTTGTCAGGCGGGTTTGGCTTTGGCTTTACAACCAGGCGACTGGATTGTGCCCACGCATCGCTGCCATGGTCATACCATAGCAAGGGGTACCAGTGAAAGGCGAATGTTCAGCGAAATGTTCGGCTCCTCGGATGGTATCTGCAAAGGACTTGGCGGTTCCATGCATATGACTGATGTAGAGACCTGGAATACCGGTTCTTCTGCTGTAGTTGGTAGTGGGATCAATCTGGCTGCAGGAATCGGGTTTGCCTTGAAGATGCAGAAAAGCCAGGCGCTGAGTGTTGCGATCTTTGGGGACGGGGCATCGAGCCGGGGTGCACTGCATGAGAGCATGAACCTTGCCTCTGTCTGGTCACTTCCTGTCCTGTTTTTTTGTGAGAACAACAACTATGGCATGAGTGCTGCTGCCTCGAGAATGATTTCCACCTCCTCCATCGCCCGGCGGGCAGAGGGGTATTCCATGCCTCATGCCACTGTTGATGGCAATGATGTAGAGGCTGTCTACAAGGCCTGCAGACTTGCCGTGGATACCATCCGCGCCACTTCAAAGCCGTATTTTCTGGAACTCAAGACGTACCGTTGCTGTGGGCACTCAAAGAGCGATGCCTGTGTGTATCGCGACCACAAGGAAGAGGCTATGTGGGCCTCCAAGGACCCCATCTTCCTCTTTACCCGCTCCATGGTAGAGAGTGGATTGTTCAGTGAGGAGGAAGTCTCCCGCATTATCCTGGAGAGTCGCAAGCGTGTGGATGACGCGGTTCGTGATGCACTCTCTGTCCGCAATCAGCATATCAGCCTGGAGAAGGCGATGGAGTACCTCTTCACAGAAGATGATGAGGAACTGTACAAGGTCTGTAAGACCACCAGCCGCATCAGCTATCGTGATGCGATCAGGGAAGCGCTTGATGAGGAGATGTCCCGTGACAAGGCGGTCCATCTTATCGGAGAGGATATCGGCCTCTATGGTGGATGTTTCCGTGTGACGGGAGATCTCTATAAGAAACATGCTCGGCAGATGCATGAAACCCCTGTCAGTGAGGAAGCGTTCACGGGGCTTGCCGTCGGTGCAGCAACGCTTGGGATTCGCCCCGTTGTGGAAATCATGTACGGGGATTTTTCTACACTCGCGAGCGACCCTATGATAAACCATGCTGCGAAGATCCGCTTCATGAGTGCCGGGCAGCTCTCCTGTCCGATGGTCCTGAGGGCTCCCATCGGGAGTGGGACAGGCCATGGCGCCCAACATACCCAATGTCTGGAGGCAATGTTTGCGAATATTCCTGGTCTTATCATTGTAGCTCCCTCATGTCCTGGGGATGCAAAAGCCCTGCTCAAGAGTGCCATCAGGAGCAACAATCCAGTACTCTATTTTGAACACAAACACCTCTACAACAATCTTGGCCCAGTAGGGGATGAAGACTATCTGATGCCGCTTGGGAAAGCGGTATTCAAGAAGCGAGGGCGCGATGTAACCATCGTTGCCTATAGCCATGCAGTACAGACATGTCTCGAGGCTGCAACAGTGTTGAGCCTGCAGGATGAAATCGACACTGAGGTCATTGACCTGGCTACCATCAAGCCTATGGATGGGAATGCCATCCGTCAGTCGGTACGAAAAACTGGAAGGCTCTTGGTTGTTCACGATAGCCCCGAGTTCGGTGGCTATGGAGCCGAGGTTGTATCCCAGGTGACCAGCGATGCCAAGAGTTTTGCATCCCTGAAGGTACCCCCCTTGCGATTATGTGGAAAGGAGAGCCCGATCCCCTTTGCCCCTGAGCTGGAAAAAGAGACAATTCCTTCCAAGGAAGATGTGGTTGCCGCCGTTCGCTCACTTTTCTCCTCGCTATAG
- a CDS encoding phosphoribosyltransferase, with amino-acid sequence MDDNKFYVSYNSVHKLVKKLSKELIESGYDPDVIVAIGSGGYIPARIIKTFINRPIYAVGISYYGIDKKHKDHPTKIQWIDEVQSQLVGKKVLLIDEVDDTRATLAYCIGELLKYKPEEIAVLVLHNKNKEKDVEFPVEIKRYFAGLNLDDVWIKYPWDADDIDSHTEKEHQMLDHLKKEGKELYQ; translated from the coding sequence ATGGACGACAACAAGTTCTACGTCAGTTACAATTCGGTGCATAAACTGGTAAAGAAACTCAGCAAAGAGTTGATTGAATCAGGATATGACCCAGATGTAATCGTTGCAATCGGAAGCGGAGGCTACATCCCTGCAAGAATTATCAAGACCTTCATAAATCGTCCGATTTATGCAGTGGGAATTTCCTATTACGGTATCGATAAGAAACACAAGGACCACCCTACAAAAATCCAATGGATCGATGAAGTACAGTCCCAGTTGGTTGGCAAGAAAGTACTCCTCATCGATGAGGTAGATGATACACGCGCCACCTTGGCATACTGTATTGGTGAGTTGCTTAAGTACAAGCCTGAAGAAATCGCTGTCCTGGTTCTGCATAACAAGAACAAGGAAAAGGATGTCGAGTTCCCTGTGGAGATCAAGCGCTACTTTGCCGGCCTCAACCTGGATGATGTCTGGATCAAGTATCCCTGGGATGCTGATGACATCGATAGCCATACAGAAAAAGAGCATCAGATGCTTGATCATCTGAAAAAAGAAGGCAAGGAGTTATACCAATGA
- the pheT gene encoding phenylalanine--tRNA ligase subunit beta encodes MPKIETTGKLFYSLLGKTIQDEQLEEIFPVAKAELDGHEDDLLKIELNDTNRPDLWSAAGIARQLKAYWGVEAPLYDFFSTADETFDSEGRELIVDASVKEVRPYSIGFAAKGHKVSEDELEALIQSQEKLCSNFGRKRKTIAIGIYRSDLITYPVHYRGADPDTTKFIPLGMDKELTLREICSEHPKGREYGPIVSESKVFPYLHDDKGETLSFPPVINSAHIGAVEAGDENLFLELSGSDLHDLLLAASILACDMSDLGYEILPVKVSFPEETEFGREITVPYYFQEPISCSLSQVHKTLGEPMSGDDAVAALKRMGIYAVYDEKTIWATVPEWRNDFLHPVDLIEDIMIGYGLGNFQPEMPQDFTVGRLSPAEELGRKVKDLMVGLGFQEMMYNYLGSKREYVDNMQFPAEKCIFISNPMSENYEVVRPSVIPSLLESESVSAHAPFPHKIFEVGKIAFLDENENSGTTTRNSLGFLASDSVMGYNEVSSIVNTLFYFLGKEYQLAALEGDGRFIEGRCARIMLGEQEVGVFGEIHPAVLENWGSETPTIACEVDLDMLLN; translated from the coding sequence ATGCCAAAGATTGAAACTACCGGCAAGTTGTTCTACAGCTTGCTTGGAAAAACCATACAAGATGAGCAACTGGAAGAAATTTTCCCCGTTGCAAAAGCTGAACTGGATGGTCATGAAGATGACCTGCTGAAAATTGAGCTCAACGATACCAACCGTCCCGACCTCTGGTCTGCCGCCGGTATCGCACGTCAGCTCAAAGCGTACTGGGGAGTTGAAGCTCCTCTCTATGATTTCTTCTCCACCGCTGATGAGACCTTTGACAGCGAGGGAAGGGAGCTCATCGTAGATGCCTCAGTGAAGGAAGTAAGACCGTACTCAATTGGCTTTGCTGCAAAAGGCCACAAGGTAAGTGAGGATGAGCTCGAAGCATTGATCCAGAGTCAGGAAAAACTCTGTTCCAACTTTGGAAGAAAACGCAAGACGATTGCAATTGGGATCTACCGCTCCGATCTGATCACCTATCCGGTACATTACCGCGGTGCAGACCCTGATACCACCAAATTCATACCGCTTGGAATGGATAAGGAGCTCACCCTGAGGGAGATCTGCAGTGAACACCCCAAGGGCAGGGAGTATGGTCCGATTGTAAGTGAAAGCAAGGTGTTTCCCTATCTGCATGATGACAAGGGAGAGACACTGAGTTTCCCACCGGTCATCAATAGCGCGCATATCGGGGCTGTTGAGGCAGGGGATGAGAATCTGTTCCTTGAGCTCAGTGGATCTGATCTCCACGATCTCTTGCTTGCAGCCTCCATTCTTGCCTGTGATATGTCTGACCTCGGGTATGAGATTCTTCCGGTGAAGGTCTCTTTCCCAGAGGAGACAGAGTTTGGAAGAGAGATAACGGTTCCCTATTATTTCCAGGAGCCTATCTCCTGCTCACTCAGCCAGGTCCATAAGACCCTTGGTGAGCCAATGAGTGGGGACGATGCAGTTGCAGCGTTGAAGAGAATGGGAATCTATGCTGTCTATGATGAGAAAACCATCTGGGCAACCGTCCCAGAATGGAGAAATGACTTCCTGCATCCAGTCGACCTGATCGAGGATATCATGATCGGTTATGGGCTGGGAAACTTCCAGCCTGAGATGCCTCAGGATTTCACGGTTGGACGACTAAGCCCAGCTGAGGAGTTGGGCCGCAAGGTCAAGGACTTGATGGTGGGTCTTGGATTCCAGGAGATGATGTACAACTATCTTGGTTCCAAGCGGGAATATGTGGACAACATGCAGTTCCCTGCTGAAAAATGCATCTTCATCTCCAATCCAATGAGTGAGAACTATGAGGTGGTGCGCCCCTCGGTAATCCCCTCCCTGTTGGAGAGTGAGAGTGTCAGTGCCCATGCACCTTTCCCGCACAAGATCTTCGAAGTGGGTAAGATTGCATTCCTCGATGAGAACGAGAACAGTGGGACCACAACCCGTAATAGTCTCGGTTTCCTTGCCAGTGACAGTGTGATGGGCTACAACGAGGTCTCCTCGATTGTGAACACCCTGTTCTACTTCCTCGGCAAGGAGTATCAACTTGCAGCTTTGGAAGGCGATGGCCGGTTCATTGAAGGTCGTTGTGCCAGAATTATGCTAGGCGAACAAGAGGTAGGGGTATTTGGAGAAATCCATCCTGCAGTTCTGGAGAACTGGGGAAGTGAAACTCCCACCATTGCCTGTGAGGTGGACCTGGATATGTTGTTGAACTAA
- the hpt gene encoding hypoxanthine phosphoribosyltransferase — protein MKDSLAIPALTEDLARVLIDADTINRRVDELARQISSDYADTVDDLILVGVLKGSFIFIADLARKLNVRHVVDFIALSSYQGDHSGNVRLLMDTRENMEDKHVLIIEDILDSGNTLDYLIRNFKTRNPKSVKTAVLLDKPDRHILPVEIDYIGFTIPDVWVVGYGLDYNEKYRTLPYIAEMYPQA, from the coding sequence ATGAAAGATTCCCTCGCTATCCCTGCTTTGACAGAGGATCTCGCTCGTGTTCTCATCGATGCCGACACCATCAATAGAAGGGTCGATGAACTGGCCCGCCAGATCAGCAGTGATTATGCTGATACTGTGGATGACCTGATTCTTGTAGGGGTTCTCAAGGGATCATTCATTTTTATTGCAGATTTAGCACGAAAGCTGAATGTAAGGCATGTTGTGGACTTCATTGCCCTCTCTTCCTACCAGGGTGACCATAGCGGGAATGTCCGCCTCCTGATGGATACCAGGGAGAATATGGAAGACAAGCATGTCCTGATCATCGAAGACATACTTGACAGTGGAAACACACTGGACTATCTCATTCGAAACTTCAAAACAAGAAATCCCAAGTCTGTGAAGACCGCAGTCCTTTTGGATAAACCTGACAGGCATATCCTGCCTGTTGAAATCGACTACATCGGTTTTACCATCCCTGATGTCTGGGTTGTTGGATACGGCTTGGACTACAATGAAAAATACCGGACCCTCCCCTACATCGCAGAGATGTACCCACAAGCCTAA
- a CDS encoding IclR family transcriptional regulator yields the protein MLKGIGISTVNQNDSIKKNQSLRKALEILEVMASYEEGSARLQEIAKDLSMSPSTVLRFLNTFIEYGYVNQDPLTARYYLTLKLADLGDRNRRHYPFQQALRKYVKEIAMEFNESASLSIESNMQMVYIGTEDGPSHMLQTLSRIGRIAPMHATGVGKIHLTQYDASQLAVYQEKMGLKKLTDNTFISMETLKEELNSIQKQGYALDNEECEMGIKCIAVPVRDYTGKIVAALSLSAPISRLPAHRTMEIILFLKKVSKKASIELGWKEPENTSVE from the coding sequence ATGTTGAAAGGAATAGGTATAAGTACCGTGAATCAGAATGATAGCATTAAGAAAAACCAATCCTTGCGGAAAGCTTTAGAGATTCTGGAGGTAATGGCTAGTTATGAGGAAGGAAGTGCACGCTTGCAAGAAATTGCGAAAGATTTATCTATGTCACCGAGCACCGTTCTTAGGTTTCTTAACACATTTATCGAGTATGGTTATGTTAACCAAGATCCGCTCACAGCCAGATACTATCTTACGTTAAAGCTTGCAGATCTAGGGGATAGAAATCGTAGACATTATCCTTTCCAACAAGCTTTACGCAAATATGTGAAAGAAATTGCTATGGAATTCAATGAATCAGCATCGCTTTCTATAGAAAGCAACATGCAAATGGTGTATATCGGAACCGAGGATGGACCAAGTCACATGTTGCAGACACTGTCAAGAATTGGACGCATAGCACCTATGCACGCTACCGGTGTAGGAAAGATCCACCTGACACAATATGATGCCAGTCAGTTAGCTGTCTACCAAGAGAAAATGGGGTTGAAAAAGTTAACAGACAATACGTTTATCTCAATGGAAACCCTCAAAGAAGAGTTGAATAGCATTCAGAAACAAGGATATGCATTGGATAATGAGGAATGTGAGATGGGTATTAAGTGTATTGCAGTGCCAGTCCGTGATTATACTGGCAAGATTGTCGCAGCCTTAAGTCTTTCAGCACCCATATCTCGATTACCAGCGCATAGAACGATGGAAATTATCCTATTTCTGAAAAAAGTCAGTAAGAAAGCCTCTATTGAGTTAGGGTGGAAGGAACCAGAGAATACTTCGGTAGAATAA
- a CDS encoding adenylosuccinate synthase has product MSNVTSIVGAQWGDEGKGRIVDYLAVNSDLVIRFQGGDNAGHTVINDKGKFALHIIPSGIFNPETMNIVGAGTVVNFETMSEELQTITAKGVTVDNLFIDVRAHLIMPYHRALDGAQEQSKSDKMQIGTTKRGIGPCYSDKATRSGIRAADLLDEDRLRNRIEMALPQKNRELAYFGLKEYTVDEIMELCKKWKETYGDKIIDTLPVVRQAYEEGRKILLEGQLGVMRDLDWGIYPYTTSSSPTSGGAAIGSGLGPSRIDEVIGVTKVYSTSVGGGPFMTELFDENAEKLRSVGGEYGATTGRPRRCGWFDAVATEFSCWINGFTSIALTKLDVLDGFEKIKVCTSYRVNGEVINYLPETAQQEIAEPIYEEYDGWMSDTSGARKWEDLPKNAQIYCKRLGELVGAPIKFISVGPERDQIIIM; this is encoded by the coding sequence ATGAGCAACGTTACTTCAATTGTAGGAGCCCAGTGGGGCGATGAAGGGAAAGGCCGCATCGTAGACTATTTGGCAGTGAACTCCGATTTGGTCATCCGTTTCCAAGGCGGAGACAATGCGGGACATACCGTTATCAATGACAAGGGTAAGTTCGCCCTCCATATCATCCCGTCCGGCATCTTCAATCCTGAGACCATGAATATTGTCGGTGCAGGGACTGTCGTCAATTTCGAGACCATGAGTGAGGAACTACAGACCATTACCGCCAAGGGAGTAACGGTGGACAATCTGTTCATCGACGTACGTGCCCACCTGATCATGCCATACCACCGAGCACTTGATGGTGCCCAGGAGCAATCCAAGAGTGACAAGATGCAGATCGGTACAACCAAGCGTGGTATTGGACCTTGTTACAGTGACAAAGCCACCCGTAGCGGTATCAGGGCAGCAGATCTCCTCGATGAGGACCGACTTAGGAACCGCATTGAGATGGCTCTCCCCCAGAAGAATCGTGAACTTGCCTACTTCGGCCTGAAAGAGTACACCGTTGATGAGATCATGGAACTCTGCAAAAAGTGGAAAGAGACCTATGGAGATAAGATCATCGATACCCTTCCTGTGGTACGGCAGGCGTACGAAGAGGGCCGCAAGATTCTTCTTGAAGGTCAGCTTGGTGTCATGAGAGACCTTGACTGGGGCATCTACCCCTACACCACCAGCAGCAGCCCTACCTCTGGAGGGGCAGCAATCGGAAGTGGTCTCGGACCAAGCAGAATCGATGAGGTCATTGGAGTGACCAAGGTCTACTCAACCAGTGTTGGTGGCGGTCCATTCATGACAGAACTGTTTGACGAAAATGCAGAAAAATTGCGCAGTGTTGGTGGTGAATATGGTGCAACAACAGGTCGACCCCGTCGTTGCGGATGGTTTGATGCAGTTGCCACTGAATTCTCTTGCTGGATAAACGGCTTTACCTCCATCGCCCTTACCAAACTTGATGTTCTTGATGGATTTGAGAAGATCAAGGTATGTACGAGCTACAGGGTAAACGGAGAGGTTATCAACTACCTGCCTGAGACGGCCCAGCAGGAGATTGCCGAGCCGATTTACGAAGAGTACGATGGCTGGATGAGTGACACGAGTGGTGCCCGCAAGTGGGAGGATCTGCCGAAGAATGCACAGATCTACTGCAAGCGACTAGGAGAGTTGGTGGGTGCACCGATCAAGTTCATCTCGGTTGGACCTGAGCGTGATCAGATCATCATCATGTAA
- a CDS encoding phenylalanine--tRNA ligase subunit alpha, with protein MEIDVKNLHPLEVRLLRHVALGEPITAGRIVDELDYKVGQCNQAFSWLSAKGYLVEKSRESRVLYELTEFGREQVEKGTPAQRIFAFIKAEGPHALPEIASALGLEKSEVGSAFGQLSKARCAQMNDENKAQSIADELSGEFLLTANLLQKGLQGDLDESALDADEKKAMGKIAKKRGAASSPFKVIEREDIVYELTEEGSLAKEAVLKANITGEELGSLTPEMLATGSWKTGSFRPYGLNAPTSRLIPGRHNPYGNYLQWVKDKLCSLGFEEFDGSLVENEFWNGDALFMPQFHSARDIHDVYYVKDPVHCKEIEEPWLSQVAKTHEDGWETGSRGWRYSFDHEFTRRQVLRSQGTVLSARQLPKAKIPGKYFGVARCFRYDQVDATHGADFYQTEGIVLGNDVNLKTLLGLLKMFAEEIAGAEEVKYVPGYFPFTEPSIEVHIKHPVLGWFELGGSGIFRPEVTKALGIDVPVLAWGLGIDRMALMHLGLNDLRELFTPNIESVRTRRGN; from the coding sequence ATGGAAATTGATGTAAAGAACCTGCATCCGCTGGAAGTCCGCCTACTCAGGCATGTGGCATTGGGTGAACCCATTACCGCCGGCCGCATCGTGGACGAGCTTGACTACAAGGTGGGGCAGTGCAACCAAGCGTTCAGCTGGTTGAGCGCAAAGGGCTATCTGGTCGAGAAGAGTCGCGAAAGTCGCGTCTTGTATGAATTGACAGAATTCGGAAGGGAGCAAGTAGAGAAAGGAACTCCCGCCCAGCGTATCTTTGCATTTATCAAGGCTGAGGGACCTCATGCACTTCCTGAGATTGCCTCAGCCCTGGGACTGGAAAAGAGTGAAGTGGGTTCGGCCTTCGGTCAGCTATCAAAGGCTCGTTGTGCTCAAATGAATGATGAAAACAAGGCTCAATCCATCGCTGATGAGCTTAGCGGTGAATTCCTTCTTACCGCCAATCTCCTGCAGAAAGGCTTGCAGGGGGACCTTGATGAGTCAGCATTGGATGCAGATGAGAAGAAAGCAATGGGCAAAATCGCGAAGAAACGCGGTGCTGCTTCCTCTCCCTTCAAGGTCATTGAACGGGAAGATATCGTCTACGAGTTGACTGAAGAGGGTTCCCTGGCCAAGGAAGCGGTCCTGAAGGCAAACATCACAGGAGAGGAGCTTGGCTCCCTTACCCCAGAGATGCTTGCTACCGGAAGTTGGAAAACCGGTAGCTTCCGCCCCTATGGTTTGAATGCTCCCACCAGTCGCCTGATCCCAGGTCGGCACAATCCATACGGAAACTATCTGCAGTGGGTCAAGGATAAGCTCTGTAGTCTCGGCTTTGAGGAATTCGACGGCTCTCTCGTGGAGAATGAGTTCTGGAACGGCGATGCTCTTTTCATGCCACAGTTCCATAGTGCCCGTGATATCCATGATGTGTATTATGTAAAGGACCCGGTGCATTGCAAGGAGATCGAGGAACCTTGGCTCAGCCAGGTTGCCAAGACCCATGAAGATGGCTGGGAGACAGGAAGCCGTGGCTGGCGCTACAGCTTTGACCATGAATTTACCCGTCGTCAGGTGCTACGCAGTCAAGGGACGGTTCTCAGTGCACGCCAGCTGCCCAAGGCCAAGATTCCAGGCAAGTATTTTGGTGTAGCCCGCTGTTTCCGTTATGACCAGGTTGATGCAACCCACGGCGCCGATTTCTACCAGACAGAGGGTATTGTTCTGGGCAATGATGTGAACCTGAAAACGCTGTTGGGTCTGTTGAAGATGTTTGCTGAGGAGATTGCAGGAGCCGAGGAAGTGAAATACGTCCCTGGCTACTTCCCCTTCACAGAACCATCTATCGAAGTGCATATCAAGCATCCTGTATTGGGATGGTTCGAACTTGGTGGTAGTGGGATCTTCCGCCCTGAGGTTACCAAGGCACTCGGCATTGACGTGCCGGTACTCGCATGGGGACTCGGTATCGACCGAATGGCCCTGATGCACCTTGGGTTGAACGACCTCAGGGAGCTCTTTACTCCGAACATTGAGTCGGTACGCACGAGGAGGGGAAACTAA
- a CDS encoding DUF5320 domain-containing protein, translating into MPRRNGTGPMGNGPITGRGMGYCRGGAGVGYGYGMGRGAGFGRGLGWGMYAPPVAPISLAERKRMLEEELKQLEAQMKESNE; encoded by the coding sequence ATGCCAAGAAGAAATGGAACAGGCCCTATGGGCAACGGACCAATAACTGGAAGAGGCATGGGATACTGCCGTGGCGGAGCCGGAGTCGGCTACGGTTATGGCATGGGACGTGGTGCAGGTTTCGGCCGAGGACTCGGCTGGGGAATGTACGCCCCTCCCGTCGCTCCCATCTCCCTTGCTGAACGCAAGCGCATGCTTGAGGAAGAACTCAAACAACTTGAAGCTCAGATGAAAGAGAGTAACGAATAG